CTGCATCAACACCTAACATTTTTGCTAATTGATCTGCAGTAAACTCATCTAAATTTTCAAATGCTTTATTTTGTCTTAGTAGTGTATTTGTCTTTTCTATGTCTTGAACAGAGACTAAATAATCATCTACTCTTCTTAAAAGATAAGTATACATACCGGATTGTAAATTAAATCCTAATTGGACTGCTTCATCTTTGATAGTTTGCGAGTTGTAATTTTTAGGCATTCTTTTATAAGAAATATTGGCTTTAAAGGGTAAGATAGCAACCGTTTTATGATTGAATATTTCAGTTGCTAAATTAGGTGAGCTGAATACTTGTTTAGCGCTCTCTTGAGCATTTCCAGTAATTGTAGTGAGTAATGCTAAAATAAAAGTGATTGAATATTTCATTTTTTTAAATTTTAATTTTATTCCCAAGTCATGTGCATAGTTACTAAAGTCCCGTTAACTGATTCTGTTACAAATGGTGGGTACTTATTAGTTCCAGTTGTATAATTTATAATCTTAAAAGGAACTTCTCCAATTTTATCATCCGGATTTAAACCAGTTGAATTACTGTCTGAATCATCATCCCAAACTTGTACTTTTAAGATCGTATTTGTCAGATTAGTAGTGGTTAAAGGAGTTGTAAATGTTACTGTAAATGGAATAGCTATAGAAGGAATAAAATTCCAAATAGTATTTGACTTAAGACTAGATACTCCAGTTTCATCAAAAAGCTGAACGTAAATATCTGGCTTGTCAGTAGCTGAGTCCCAGTTTAATATTCCATTAGTTGGTGGAATTGCAACCACCTCTATTTTTGTTATTTTTACTGTTGATAAAGCTTTTAAAACTGTAATTGATTTTGTAATTGAATTACTACTCTTAGCACTATTAACTGTTAATTTAACATTGTAATTTCCACCACTGGTATAGGTGTGTTTTGGATTTTTTTCAGAAGATACAGTTCCATCACCGAATTCCCAAAAATAGGTTATGGCCTCAGGAGATGTACTGTTAAAACTTACTAAAGCGGGCGCAGGCAAATTGGTGCCAGTAAACGAAAAATCTACCGAAGGTTTAGTTATTTCAAGAATATCTTCTTTTGAACAACTTACTGCTAAACTAGCTGCAAATAAAATAGTAATTGATTTTAAACTGAATTTCATAAAATTAATATTTTGGGGTTGTCTTACTCTATTCGCTTTTCAGTTACGCGCCGTTTGAATGGTTGCTGGTCTCCATTTTATTTTTCTACTGCGTTAAAATTAAATTCACATTCTTCTTCATATACATAACTCAATCGTTGAAAATCATAGACGATTGGTGCTT
This sequence is a window from Flavobacterium ammoniigenes. Protein-coding genes within it:
- a CDS encoding PKD domain-containing protein; the protein is MKFSLKSITILFAASLAVSCSKEDILEITKPSVDFSFTGTNLPAPALVSFNSTSPEAITYFWEFGDGTVSSEKNPKHTYTSGGNYNVKLTVNSAKSSNSITKSITVLKALSTVKITKIEVVAIPPTNGILNWDSATDKPDIYVQLFDETGVSSLKSNTIWNFIPSIAIPFTVTFTTPLTTTNLTNTILKVQVWDDDSDSNSTGLNPDDKIGEVPFKIINYTTGTNKYPPFVTESVNGTLVTMHMTWE